From Anopheles darlingi chromosome 2, idAnoDarlMG_H_01, whole genome shotgun sequence, the proteins below share one genomic window:
- the LOC125948485 gene encoding methionine--tRNA ligase, cytoplasmic, with product MIIYTNTGNPFGLKLLICAKLAKREVEVKHVTLNDPSLGDWKHLPVLELDSGKRLFSTDLAVKYLLSDEDASSTVVQRDEWLEWSTKRLAPALTHNMAVGSRSDPNTKPILNTLVKMLEDCLSKSTFLTGDKLTSADVSVWSLIAPDGTLKGAVNIDNLLRWYRQISTLPEVQAALGVLPLKELSFASLQHSNRFGGLHHIVLNPEIADFEGELLADTAANIAETVQPEEIEAARVAFADVDNRAIRDEPRIVLPKAGQKNNLITSALPYVNNVPHLGNIVGCVLSADIFARYSRLCGYNTLYIGGTDEYGTATETKALAENMTPRQICDKYFDIHNSIYRWFGIGFDYFGRTTTTEQTRIVQELFGELYAKGYIETRAVEQLLCTKCDRYLADRFVEGTCPHPGCGYEDARGDQCDGCGKLVNAIELLRPRCKVCNSSPIMRESNQFFLDLPKIEPELRAWIDRSDPGWTHNARVITRSWLKEGLKSRCITRDLKWGIPVPVEGYEKKVFYVWFDAPIGYISITSRYCKEWKQWWQPDTANTGVKVDLYQFMAKDNVPFHSVMFPASLLAVNQGHTLVSHIMATEYLNYEDGKFSKSRGIGVFGNDAQDTGIPADVWRFYLGASRPEGQDSSFSWSDLQARNNNELLKNLGNFVNRALVFCEKFFDSTIPPMTLIEDDYTLLALANRELKGYVHQMEKARMRDGIRHMLQISRYGNQFMQNEEPWVKVKGTDEQKARAGTVIGLCCNFACLLATLIFPFMPATARNLYSQLNVRGGYINADKPLLRTVLPSGHRIGKPAVLFSKIEDSRLAELKQKYGGQQQSSASETAKPAASAKSAPNSLKEAQKAVDEQAAKVRKVKSSGADRSVWQPEVNILLELKKQLQALGLPRTSESAPQAPGEPQQQQPSAAPASPAATTADPQAVKTLEEDIAKQGEKVRQLKASKSDKSVWQPEVSILLSLKEKLASLTGVVAPAPSSGSGKKKGNKK from the exons ATGATCATCTATACCAACACCGGCAATCCGTTTGGATTGAAGTTGCTGATTTGTGCAAAATTGGCCAAACGTGAGGTAGAGGTTAAGCATGTCACGTTGAACG ATCCAAGTCTGGGTGATTGGAAGCATCTAccggtgctggagctggataGCGGGAAAAGGCTGTTTTCCACGGACTTGGCAGTCAAGTACCTGCTGTCGGATGAAGACGCGTCCAGCACGGTCGTACAACGGGATGAGTGGTTGGAGTGGTCCACGAAGCGGCTGGCTCCGGCGCTGACTCATAACATGGCGGTTGGTTCGCGTTCCGATCCCAACACGAAGCCAATCCTCAACACGCTTGTAAAAATGCTGGAAGATTGTTTGAGCAAAAGCACCTTCCTGACGGGCGATAAGTTGACGAGCGCCGATGTGTCCGTCTGGAGTCTTATCGCCCCGGATGGTACGCTAAAGGGTGCAGTCAATATTGACAATTTGCTTCGCTGGTATAGACAAATATCGACGCTACCGGAGGTGCAGGCGGCGCTTGGCGTGCTGCCATTGAAGGAGCTTAGTTTTGCGTCACTCCAGCATAGTAATCGCTTCGGTGGATTGCATCATATCGTACTGAACCCGGAAATAGCGGACTTTGAGGGTGAGCTGCTGGCGGACACTGCAGCGAACATAGCTGAAACGGTGCAACCCGAGGAAATCGAAGCGGCACGTGTCGCCTTTGCCGACGTGGACAATCGAGCGATCCGAGATGAGCCACGTATCGTGTTACCGAAGGCGGGCCAAAAGAACAATCTCATCACATCGGCCTTGCCGTACGTTAACAACGTGCCCCATCTGGGCAACATCGTAGGCTGTGTGCTTTCTGCTGACATTTTCGCACGATATTCGCGACTCTGCGGATACAACACGCTGTACATCGGTGGCACGGATGAGTACGGTACGGCAACGGAGACGAAAGCGTTGGCCGAAAACATGACCCCACGGCAGATCTGCGACAAGTACTTCGATATCCACAACTCCATCTACCGGTGGTTCGGTATCGGTTTCGATTACTTTGGCcgaacgacaacgaccgaGCAAACCCGTATCGTACAGGAGCTGTTCGGAGAACTGTACGCGAAGGGATACATCGAAACGCGGGCAGTCGAACAGCTGCTGTGCACGAAATGTGATCGCTATCTGGCGGATCGATTCGTCGAGGGTACCTGTCCACATCCGGGCTGTGGCTATGAAGACGCCCGAGGTGACCAGTGCGATGGTTGCGGCAAACTGGTGAACGCAATCGAACTGTTGCGCCCACGTTGCAAGGTCTGCAACAGTTCACCAATCATGCGCGAATCGAACCAATTCTTCCTCGATCTACCAAAGATTGAACCGGAGCTGCGTGCATGGATCGATCGGTCAGATCCGGGTTGGACACATAACGCACGTGTCATCACGCGGTCCTGGTTGAAAGAAGGGCTCAAGTCTCGTTGCATCACGCGTGATCTTAAGTGGGGTATTCCGGTGCCAGTCGAGGGGTACGAAAAGAAGGTATTCTACGTGTGGTTCGATGCCCCGATCGGGTACATTTCGATCACCAGCCGCTACTGCAAGGAGTGGAAACAGTGGTGGCAGCCGGATACCGCCAACACTGGCGTCAAGGTGGACCTCTATCAATTTATGGCCAAGGATaacgttccgttccattccgtcaTGTTCCCGGCTTCCCTGCTCGCCGTCAATCAAGGCCATACGCTGGTGTCCCACATCATGGCCACGGAGTATCTGAACTACGAAGATGGCAAGTTTAGCAAGAGCCGTGGTATTGGCGTGTTTGGAAATGACGCACAGGACACGGGCATTCCAGCCGACGTCTGGCGCTTCTATCTGGGAGCCTCTCGACCAGAAGGACAGGATTCATCCTTCAGCTGGAGCGATCTGCAGgctcgcaacaacaacgagctgCTGAAAAATTTGGGCAATTTCGTCAACCGGGCCCTAGTGTTTTGCGAAAAGTTCTTCGATTCCACGATTCCACCGATGACGCTGATTGAAGACGATTACACGCTACTTGCGTTGGCCAATCGTGAGTTGAAGGGATACGTCCATCAGATGGAGAAGGCGCGTATGCGTGACGGCATCAGGCATATGCTACAAATCTCTCGCTATGGCAACCAGTTCATGCAGAACGAAGAACCATGGGTCAAAGTGAAAGGAACGGATGAGCAAAAGGCACGTGCCGGTACCGTAATTGGACTCTGTTGTAATTTCGCAT GTTTGCTGGCAACGCTCATCTTCCCCTTCATGCCAGCCACTGCTCGCAATCTGTACAGCCAGCTGAATGTCCGAGGAGGCTATATCAATGCAGA CAAGCCACTGCTCCGGACGGTGCTACCGAGTGgacatcggatcggaaaacCAGCCGTACTGTTCTCTAAAATCGAAGATTCGCGTCTCGCTGAACTGAAACAAAAGTACGGTGGACAACAGCAATCATCGGCAAGCGAAACGGCCAAACCGGCCGCCTCAGCAAAGAGTGCGCCAAATAGCTTGAAAGAGGCACAGAAAGCGGTAGATGAGCAGGCAGCCAAAGTGCGCAAGGTCAAATCGAGCGGAGCCGATCGTTCTGTCTGGCAACCGGAAGTAAACATTTTGCTGGAGCTCAAGAAGCAGCTGCAAGCACTGGGACTGCCACGGACCTCTGAGAGTGCCCCGCAAGCTCCTGGagaaccacagcagcagcagccatcggcggcaccggcatcgCCTGCTGCGACTACTGCTGATCCGCAAGCTGTGAAAACACTTGAGGAAGATATTGCAAAGCAAGGAGAAAAGGTCCGTCAGCTGAAGGCCAGCAAGTCGGATAAATCGGTCTGGCAACCGGAAGTTTCGATTCTTTTGTCTCTGAAAGAGAAGCTCGCTAGTCTTACCGGAGTGGTAGCCCCGGCACCAAGCAGCGGTAGTGGCAAAAAGAAGGGCAACAAAAAGTAa
- the LOC125959618 gene encoding putative uncharacterized protein DDB_G0268590: MAKQHNSASCAKATVSFTNPCSVLFVVIVSFNCCLLVPTGGLAHPQQEFCTEPTRPHPVRCEWFYRCALLPSRTLVWIIDQCRDGQVYRYGSSVPCVTPDNDGAKCKISLGNGASSSNENVVETLQYGGGSSVPLTTAVPKTTKQTEATDRLHGFLLPKFESSGDNELENELDSQFAEVSDSAYDKLKSVADKSNLVEQQQQSLEGIMNDEWSVLNDMNTRLPLPPDGKILPEHLSQIIEQQNQLNRIAAQVTPSKEGSNRRPTGNTYPLISTAILSRTPTAAHYNTFDQYKHANGQPKTPFMPDQIINSIFQISQQMIAQKPPTTSVKQNEEPAKKRPVFIPISSSSGIDATNKHKESKQSSTLVAAKPIGISFINPTSLQTTMVAHNLQNQSLNGVEPNEHHTILYDEYGNKFLAKGALKLESAAPVPPTHSEQPGPTLNAPPNVSLHPSILSSISPILQDFTATPSYSFPPLSYNPSPQIHATVDNYSTFGSTIIVPQDDSKEPLESDGDLEDDSASADVPQSDEEFTSPGNSNESAQSGAESEENVSFNQSPFGDTKGPIQQDYDQYKASIMPLLNVNPNDVRISAVTCTGGSRQPNTTDCFKYFVCSPHSGAIHAFTCPSFTAFNKNTRLCDIASYKECKASQIPDIHTTQSPAKQKRTKPSTNKNNRVKPSELITAQKYIELMRQQSNKVQTRNKLPQQQQTLALSDGVVVKTISNTVDRNVTRSASTKVRRKPTPARRKNGNRTRPTATSTTTTTTTTTTPATPKTTRRRKVIRKLPRCRFEGRIPDPKSRSNYFLCHRKSENKFIKIKVSCPGGLVYCAALQYCTVSSNC, encoded by the exons atggcgaaacagCATAATAGTGCATCCTGTGCAAAGGCCACAGTTTCGTTCACGAATCCATGTTCAGTGCTATTTGTGGTGATCGTTAGTTTCAATTGCTGTCTGCTGGTGCCGACTGGTGGTCTGGCGCATCCACAGCAAGAGTTCTGCACCGAACCTACCCGGCCCCATCCGGTGCGCTGCGAATGGTTCTATCGCTGTGCTTTGTTGCCGTCGCGTACGCTCGTCTGGATAATCGACCAGTGCCGGGATGGGCAGGTGTATCGGTACGGATCATCGGTTCCTTGTGTAACTCCCG ATAACGATGGTGCAAAGTGCAAGATTTCACTGGGAAACGGGGCAAGCAGTAGCAACGAAAACGTAGTGGAAACTCTTCAGTACGGAGGAGGATCTTCAGTACCTCTGACAACAGCCGTACCGAAAACGACCAAGCAGACAGAGGCAACCGATCGGCTTCACGGTTTCCTTCTTCCCA AATTCGAATCCAGCGGTGATAATGAGCTTGAAAACGAGTTAGACAGTCAGTTCGCAGAAGTCAGTGACTCCGCATACGATAAGCTCAAATCAGTAGCCGATAAAAGCAATCTCGttgaacaacagcaacaatctcTCGAAGGCATAATGAACGATGAATGGTCCGTACTGAATGATATGAATACAAGGCTTCCTTTACCACCGGATGGAAAAATCCTTCCAGAACATCTTTCCCAGATTATTGAACAGCAGAATCAGTTAAATCGAATCGCTGCCCAAGTCACCCCCAGCAAAGAGGGTTCAAATCGTAGACCGACCGGCAATACGTATCCTCTCATATCCACCGCAATATTGTCACGCACGCCTACTGCGGCCCACTACAACACGTTCGATCAGTACAAGCATGCAAACGGGCAGCCCAAGACTCCGTTTATGCCGGATCAAATCATTAACAGCATCTTTCAGATATCGCAACAAATGATTGCCCAAAAGCCACCGACAACGAGCGTTAAACAGAACGAGGAACCCGCTAAAAAGCGCCCGGTATTTATACCAATATCATCGTCGAGTGGTATCGATgcgacaaacaaacataaagaATCGAAGCAATCTTCGACGCTGGTCGCTGCGAAACCGATCGGCATTAGTTTCATTAATCCAACGAGTCTCCAAACGACAATGGTGGCCCATAACTTGCAAAACCAGTCTCTCAATGGGGTGGAGCCAAATGAGCATCATACCATACTTTATGATGAGTATGGGAACAAGTTTTTGGCAAAAGGTGCTCTCAAGCTAGAGTCCGCTGCTCCCGTCCCACCGACACATAGCGAACAGCCTGGACCCACGTTGAACGCACCACCGAATGTCTCGTTGCACCCTAGCATTCTATCCTCAATCAGCCCCATTCTGCAGGATTTTACCGCTACACCGAGCTACAGCTTTCCACCGCTTTCATATAATCCCTCACCTCAGATTCATGCCACTGTGGACAACTACAGCACATTCGGTAGTACGATCATCGTGCCTCAAGATGATTCTAAAGAGCCTCTAGAAAGCGATGGTGATCTAGAAGACGATTCCGCTAGTGCTGATGTGCCACAGAGTGACGAAGAGTTCACCTCACCCGGGAATTCGAACGAATCTGCGCAAAGTGGAGCGGAAAGTGAGGAGAATGTATCGTTTAATCAGAGTCCCTTTGGCGATACAAAAGGGCCAATCCAACAGGACTATGATCAGTATAAGGCCAGCATAATGCCACTGCTAAATGTGAACCCCAACGATGTGCGCATATCGGCAGTAACGTGCACTGGAGGTAGTCGACAGCCGAACACAACGGATTGCTTCAAGTACTTCGTGTGCAGTCCTCATTCGGGAGCCATTCATGCCTTTACGTGTCCTTCCTTTACGGCTTTTAACAAAAACACCCGACTGTGTGACATTGCGTCGTACAAAGAATGTAAGGCATCCCAAATCCCGGACATTCATACAACACAATCGCCTGCGAAGCAAAAGAGGACCAAGCCCTCAACCAACAAGAACAATCGCGTAAAGCCTAGCGAATTAATAACGGCACAAAAATACATCGAACTGATGCGCCAGCAATCGAACAAGGTGCAGACTCGCAATAAactcccgcagcagcagcaaacccttGCTTTATCGGACGGAGTGGTGGTTAAAACTATCTCGAACACGGTAGACCGTAACGTCACTCGCAGTGCGTCTACGAAAGTACGAAGAAAACCTACCCCCGCCAGAAGGAAAAATGGCAATAGAACTAGACCTACAGCAAccagcacaacgacgacgacgacgactactactactcccgCGACTCCGAAAACGACACGGCGTCGCAAGGTGATACGGAAGTTGCCCCGCTGCCGCTTTGAAGGACGAATACCAGATCCTAAAAGCAGGAGCAATTACTTCCTTTGCCATCGAAAAAGTGAGAACAAGTTCATCAAAATAAAGGTGTCCTGTCCCGGGGGGCTAGTATACTGCGCTGCGCTACAGTACTGCACGGTTTCTTCGAACTGTTGA
- the LOC125951044 gene encoding zinc finger protein 227-like produces MIQTMQLQQQQQQQQQQQAAQVQTPIQQQQSCRCEFCEYLQANRISLTGDHSFQCEFCGEGFSNQNSYNRHRCGSTDIQVYRCESCRHEYGTSRTMPTINSGEPRDKCDICNRNFDHSMLDDHVSCGPALPPALPPPPPTPISNSLASIETVPTMSIVAVPPVLGSVNSSGVGNGSNNNNNLASSKSYNVPILLASVSSTSPAGTFRDTSNGGTSDLSAAASVRSIADSPMEHDIGTLDPFGSDSECISEYLGHESMSSGAYASTYCTGRKMECSLSESSGTTGSLLPESAKTYFVLGNVELQQPVQPTVNNSDIAQTSVTQHNTNSISSNGYHHRHMPLQQQTAPPPLHHHQQPPLSMPNLLHHLTPKEYEVTSLQQYDDQHYDDEDYSTMSEDEAIVPTVNMLDPSVRQFLIGSFPLQEPYAKSPNQDHAKTELPIQDTIVDTSTKTLLPPVVTHLGNAANQYTMHELKPPMAIDALGPIGPLSRCVDEEEGGKCDSSSSLRPTGGMAQKPSAEGLQDASRVGSTDRPHKCHICERSYRNQKNLKSHLKVHEGIRAYQCEICGKNFSGSSYLVIHRRRHTGERPFKCSTCGKAFVDSRALAVHTRLHSGERLKCEKCEKTFSSVSALTVHNRLHTGIHPYKCELCSKTFPQYNNLKHHMKKHDQPGPAEKKSGLCTGNSSNSSTSTTSISPVSSSALEGQMHDPAAAPSAAAAHVPLPQPTQAMVPSSTTSNMFEFKCHICSKLYKSSAELQDHLSQHSKERPNQCEFCSKVFPRSSHLIIHRRRHTGERPFKCKYCDKAFVDSRALSVHTRLHTGERVKCEICEKTFASSSGLIVHRRIHTGIHPYKCDYCEKSFAQSTALKYHLKKHDTSSLPTTTTSATTTATTTAAAGAAASTAAIGSSSNQQTIPPVSTGGGEATGGNDRYKCLTCGKLFRSSEYLVRHRRTHSGERPYQCEICGKHFSTMSYLVIHRRRHTSERPYKCTSCEKAFVDSRALQEHARLHTGDRVKCEICQKTYSSVSNLIVHRRIHSGIHPFECGSCGKSFAQKNALKYHLKKHNKQMETVNNE; encoded by the coding sequence ATGATCCAAACtatgcaactgcagcagcagcagcaacaacaacaacaacaacaagcagctcAAGTGCAGACACCgatccaacaacagcaatcgtGCAGATGCGAGTTCTGCGAGTATCTTCAGGCCAACCGTATCTCCCTCACCGGAGATCACTCCTTCCAGTGTGAGTTTTGTGGGGAAGGCTTTTCCAACCAAAACAGCTACAATCGGCATCGGTGCGGTAGCACCGACATCCAAGTGTACCGTTGTGAAAGCTGTCGCCATGAGTACGGTACCTCACGAACAATGCCCACGATCAACAGCGGCGAACCTCGTGACAAATGTGATATCTGCAATCGGAATTTCGATCATTCGATGCTAGACGATCATGTGAGCTGTGGGCCAGCGTTACCACCAGcattgccaccgccgccaccgacgcccaTCAGTAACTCATTAGCATCAATTGAAACAGTGCCAACGATGAGTATAGTAGCGGTGCCTCCTGTCCTGGGATCTGTTAACAGTAGTGGCGTCgggaacggcagcaacaacaacaacaacctagCCTCTAGCAAATCATATAATGTACCGATTCTGTTGGCATCGGTTTCCTCTACATCGCCCGCTGGAACATTTCGAGACACATCCAATGGTGGAACGAGCGATCTCAGTGCTGCAGCCAGTGTCCGCTCTATTGCCGATAGTCCGATGGAGCACGATATCGGTACGCTGGATCCGTTTGGATCGGACAGCGAGTGCATTAGTGAGTACCTTGGGCACGAATCCATGTCATCCGGCGCCTATGCCTCGACATATTGCACCGGCAGAAAGATGGAATGCAGCTTGAGCGAATCTTCCGGTACAACGGGCTCGCTGCTACCGGAATCGGCCAAAACATACTTCGTGCTCGGCAATGTCGAGCTCCAGCAACCTGTTCAACCGACGGTCAATAACTCGGACATAGCGCAGACGTCAGTGACCCAGCACAATACCAACAGTATTAGCTCGAATGgttaccaccatcgccacatGCCACTGCAACAGCAGACAGCCCCTCCACCgctacaccatcatcagcaacccCCGCTGTCCATGCCTAATCTTCTGCATCATTTAACTCCCAAAGAGTACGAGGTCACAAGCCTCCAGCAGTACGATGATCAGCactacgacgatgaggatTACTCCACCATGTCCGAAGATGAAGCTATTGTTCCAACAGTAAATATGCTCGACCCGAGTGTGCGACAGTTTCTAATCGGTAGCTTTCCATTACAGGAACCTTATGCGAAATCACCTAATCAGGACCACGCCAAAACGGAACTGCCCATACAGGATACGATCGTGGATACGAGCACCAAGACGTTGCTACCTCCGGTCGTTACTCATCTGGGCAACGCAGCAAACCAGTACACAATGCATGAGCTAAAACCACCAATGGCCATAGACGCTCTAGGACCCATTGGACCTCTGTCACGCTGTGTCgatgaggaggaaggaggCAAATGTGACTCATCGTCCTCACTGAGGCCAACAGGAGGTATGGCACAAAAGCCCAGTGCCGAAGGGTTACAGGACGCGTCACGCGTTGGATCGACCGATCGTCCGCACAAGTGTCATATCTGTGAACGTTCGTACCGGAATCAAAAGAACCTCAAGTCACACCTCAAGGTCCACGAAGGCATTCGGGCGTATCAGTGTGAAATATGTGGCAAGAACTTTTCAGGGTCCAGCTACCTGGTCATTCACCGGAGGCGCCATACCGGCGAGCGACCCTTCAAGTGTTCCACCTGTGGTAAAGCGTTTGTTGATTCGCGGGCCCTCGCCGTCCACACGCGGCTACACAGTGGCGAACGGTTGAAGTGCGAAAAATGTGAGAAGACGTTCTCCAGTGTCAGTGCACTCACCGTCCACAACCGGCTACACACTGGCATTCATCCTTACAAATGCGAGCTGTGCAGCAAAACCTTCCCTCAGTACAACAATTTGAAGCATCACATGAAGAAGCATGATCAGCCGGGACCGGCCGAAAAGAAGTCTGGGCTGTGTAccggcaacagtagcaacagctcGACCAGCACTACCAGCATCTCGCCGGTGTCCAGTAGTGCTCTGGAGGGACAGATGcacgatcctgctgctgcacccagtgctgctgccgcacacGTGCCCCTGCCACAGCCTACTCAAGCGATGGTACCCAGCTCGACCACTAGCAACATGTTCGAGTTCAAATGCCACATCTGTAGTAAGCTGTACAAATCATCCGCCGAGCTTCAGGACCATCTAAGTCAGCACAGCAAAGAGCGACCGAATCAGTGTGAATTCTGCTCGAAGGTATTCCCACGATCCTCGCATCTGATCATCCACCGGCGGCGTCACACCGGTGAGCGACCATTTAAGTGCAAATACTGTGACAAAGCGTTCGTCGATTCGCGGGCCCTCTCGGTACACACGCGACTCCACACCGGGGAGCGTGTAAAGTGCGAAATTTGTGAGAAAACATTCGCCAGTTCCAGCGGGTTGATCGTCCATCGGCGCATTCACACTGGCATCCATCCGTACAAGTGCGACTATTGTGAAAAATCGTTCGCACAATCGACCGCACTCAAGTATCACCTAAAAAAGCATGATACTTCCTCTTTGCCAACGACCAcgacctccgccaccaccacggcgacgaccacggctgctgctggtgctgccgcgaGCACTGCAGCCATTGGAAGCTCATCCAATCAGCAGACGATACCACCGGTCAGCACCGGGGGTGGTGAAGCTACCGGTGGAAACGATCGTTACAAGTGTCTCACTTGTGGGAAACTGTTTCGATCCTCGGAATATCTGGTGCGCCATCGGCGCACGCACAGCGGTGAGCGTCCGTATCAGTGCGAGATCTGcggaaaacacttttccaccaTGAGCTATCTAGTCATCCACCGGCGTCGCCATACCTCGGAGCGGCCCTATAAATGCACCTCTTGCGAGAAAGCGTTCGTGGATTCGCGCGCTTTGCAGGAACACGCGCGGCTCCATACGGGGGATCGCGTCAAGTGTGAAATATGCCAAAAAACCTACTCCAGCGTCAGTAACTTGATCGTGCACCGGCGTATCCATAGCGGGATACATCCGTTCGAGTGTGGTAGCTGTGGTAAATCGTTCGCGCAGAAGAACGCCCTCAAGTATCACTTGAAAaagcacaacaaacaaatggaGACAGTCAATAATGAATAG